Proteins encoded together in one Rhipicephalus sanguineus isolate Rsan-2018 chromosome 9, BIME_Rsan_1.4, whole genome shotgun sequence window:
- the LOC119405525 gene encoding ubiquitin-conjugating enzyme E2 Z yields the protein MANQQGASKRAVVTPTKEVPPACLLRIKRDITELNADPPPGIFIAPQENDITKVNAIVMGPKGTPLEGGFFHLHVEFTDRYPLEPPKVRFLTTDAGRVRFNEHVYASGYICLSTLNTHGSSWSPAQSLSSLLISIQSLLSEIPKCTAQEANERLQSILEHETVRVAVCDVVEACLQEKSSFAETLKDAVLEKFPEFYDKYEGIVKSRLHLTGTKMNDPMGLNSGTYKFEELLTKLQELKAKVAEKKEAAAAKADT from the coding sequence ATGGCCAACCAGCAGGGAGCATCCAAGCGTGCCGTGGTTACCCCGACGAAGGAAGTGCCGCCGGCTTGTCTGCTCCGCATCAAGCGAGACATCACCGAGTTGAACGCGGACCCGCCGCCGGGGATCTTCATCGCACCTCAGGAGAACGACATCACCAAGGTCAACGCCATCGTGATGGGTCCTAAGGGTACGCCGCTCGAAGGCGGGTTCTTCCACTTGCACGTGGAATTCACCGACCGGTACCCGCTGGAACCGCCGAAGGTGCGCTTCCTGACAACGGACGCCGGTAGGGTCCGTTTCAACGAACACGTCTACGCAAGCGGGTACATCTGCCTCAGCACGCTAAACACACATGGGTCGTCGTGGAGCCCAGCCCAGTCATTGAGCAGCCTCCTCATTTCCATACAGTCGCTGCTCTCCGAGATACCCAAGTGCACGGCCCAGGAGGCCAATGAGCGTTTACAGTCAATCTTAGAGCACGAGACTGTAAGGGTAGCTGTGTGCGACGTGGTGGAGGCTTGCCTTCAAGAAAAATCGTCGTTCGCGGAGACTCTAAAGGACGCCGTGCTCGAGAAATTCCCGGAGTTTTACGACAAGTACGAAGGCATCGTAAAATCGCGGCTGCACCTCACGGGAACCAAAATGAACGACCCAATGGGCCTCAATTCAGGCACGTATAAGTTCGAAGAGCTGCTGACGAAACTTCAAGAACTGAAAGCAAAAGTCGCCGAGAAGAAAGAAGCAGCTGCGGCGAAGGCTGACACGTGA